The Lodderomyces elongisporus chromosome 6, complete sequence region TTATAGATTAAATTGTATGTATTTGTTAATATTAGTCGCTGTGGAAGGATCTCGAGTTGTGCATTTGAAGATCCAAGagcaaaggaaaagtaacaaaaaaaaaaaaaaagaaagaaagaaagaaagaaggaaaaaaaatagaagagaaacaagagaaaaagagtacGCATTGAAAACTAGCATCagtcaagaaaaagaaaataaatgaaatttGCGCTTTTCTCATCTCCAtctccatcttcttctccatCTCAATcactatttctatttccaatttgcaatttgcaaaatttaATTTCTACTTCATCACTTAACTAGGGACGACTTAATAAGGCAATGCCGAAAACTGCAAAGAAACATCACAGGAAATCAAATGGTCCCATTGAAGTGTCATCGGCAATCCATACAGGATCATCAGCTAAactcaaaaagaaaatccGGGATATAGAGCGTGCATTGAAAAAACATGAAAAATTACCAGcagataaaaaaattgaatatgAACGAGCATTAAAAGGTTTGCAAGTCGAGTTGCAAAACTCTCAGaaaaacttgaaagaaaaagaaaacgcTTCAAAGTATCATATGGTGAGGTTCTTTGAAAGGAAGAAGGCAACCAGAAAACTTAAGCAACTACGGAAACAATTCGATGAGATGCAAAATACCGCTGAACCATCGAAAAAAGAGTTAAAGAAACTTAGAAAACAAGTGAAACATGGAGAAATTGATTTATTATATGTGTGTTTATTCCCTAAAGCAGAGAAATATATTTCACTATACCCAAGCCAAAGTGCAGAGGACATCAACGATCCTAACGTCAAAGCAGGATTAAGAAAGACCGAGGCAAAGCGACTACAATTTAGAAAAGAAGTGGAGAAGTTGATGGATGAAGGTAAACTACTGTTTACTGTGGATGATATACTCGCAGGAAAGAAAGTATACCATGAATTTTACAAATCAAGCACCACTGAGAAGGAGATTGATGCACCCGCAGCTaaggaagaaggagaaaatggcgaagaacaagatgatttctttgaataaatttttactttataaATAGATCCACTTTTCAagttctcttctttttctttcttttttctttctaatttttctttttattttaatctTAATTCCAACTTCAACATGtatatcatcatcaaatgcACGttattccttttcttttcgcaTGGCAAAATGTTCATCAGCAATATAAAGcaaagtaaaacaaaactagTTACAAAATGAATCCATTAAAATACGAAACAAACAACCAAACAAGTAATCAAACAAGTAACCAAACAAGTaactaaaaaaacaaaaaaactcATCTTCTCTataataattttgtttcgtAGTCGTATCTAATATCAATGCTGTCATTGATAACTGAGATAACTACTTCTTGGCCAAACAAGTCGTCGTCAATATCCAAATCACATTCAACAACACGCTTGGATCCTTTCATGCTTGGGGCAGCACGTTTAAGTAGTTTCAACTCTGTGCCATCATGGATTATAATAAACCATGACTCTTTCTGTGCTTTTGGAAATTGCGGACAATACATCCTGAATTCATTATTCATTGGCGCATTACCATTTCGAAGACTTACGCGACACACATCTTGCACTTCTTGACTTATGTTTAAGTCACCAGTAGGCAAATGCGTTGCGACTTTGACAAATTGTTTCACTATATCGGTGTCATTAGAAATAACTTCGTGGCCATCACGAGTAATGGGTGCACCTCCATGAAGTCCCATACGCTCAGCATACTGAAACAACTTTCCACGGCTCATATGACCCAAATCTTTTAATGTCACCTGACCCGATTTCTTGCTCTTTCTTGGTGTCAACGTCAAGCCCGGTAATGTAGTCACGGGGTCATCGTCATACCAACATTTCTGCTTAAGACACTGCATCAATTGTATAAAGCACAATACGGGTTGCAAAAATCCCATTTCTGCTGCAGCATCGATATAAGCTTGCAATATACGCAAAGCTTGGTCGAGCACAGAGACCGTGTCTTGTGCATAATCGGCAATCGGTAAATCAAATCTGCTCATAAATGCCTGAAGCAACAAGTATGCCTTCACATGTGGATCCCATATAAACTCTTTCTCGAGATCCTCTGCCTTGTATCTCATGGCAAGCGACATTTCCATATTGATCAACTCTTCTCCATGACGAGTTGGCAATTCATCATACTCAGCAGCCTCGCATAGCAACATCAACGATCTTCTAAAGTCAAAGTTTGGCGCAATCTTTTTCACAAAGTTACGCATCGTCATATGAGACAAATAGTAGTAGGAGGatatttgcaaaaatgGCGTTGCATATAAAGAATTGGTTCCCGCGGTGGTAACACAACTTGACTCAATCAAATTATCAATGGCCAGGTCAATAAGGCCTGCCAAATATTTCGAAATTCCATACTGAGACAAATCTTCAATGCCATAATAAGTTGGATTGTTGTGCGCTCTTCTGTACAAGAAAGTCCATGTCATAAAGTCCATCGCCTCATCTCGGGTGGTAATGGTACCGGCTGCAATTTCAGCACCAATGTGATTATCCAAAACTTTATGCAAAGAGGATTCAACTGGGAATCCCAAGTTCAAAAAGTGTTTGTAAAAAACCTTCTTGGACTCCTTTGTGTATACAATAGCAATACCACTGGTATCGAACGCAGGTCTACCTGCTCTTCCCatcatttgcaaaatatcGGTCAAATCCATGTCCCTGTAACCTTCAATTTTCGCATCAAAAAACTGCGTACCTTTTATAATCACCAAATGTGCAGGAAGGTTCACACCCCACGCAAGAGTAGAGGTGGCAACTAATATTTGTATCTTGCCCGCTTCAAATAACTTGTGCGATATTTGTCGATCGGATTCTACCAAACCTGCATGATGCAAACCCATACCAAATTGCAAGGATAATTTCAAAGTCTCATCCTTCACTTGCTCTAATACTTCGCGAAGCTCGTCATCTGGCATCTTCAAAAATCTTCTTGGGTCAGCCTCCATTCCACAGAGATGAATTAAATCCAATGCGGTTAATCGCGTTTGTCGACGAGAAGCAACAAAAATCAACACCGGTTTATCAGGGGAATGCTGCTTTATCGCCATAAATGCCGGTTTGTTCATTGTTTTCATCAAGGGACAAAATGCCAAATTATCTGGGAACCCATCAATATACATTTGCAAAGGCACCGGTCTAACcgatgaagaaaaattgaaaagtcCATTGCGAACACCTAACCACCCTGCCATATCAAACGCATTGGACACGGCAGTGGACATACCCAATAATCTTACGGGTCTCTTGAGCTGGTCTCCAATGTGGTTCATACGGCTAACAATCATTTCCAAGATTGGACCACGGTCACTAGCCAAAAGATGAATTTCATCCATAATCACCAAAGATACCTGCTGAACAAATTTCCTAGTCTGCCAGTTACGAGAAATACCATCAAATTTTTCAGGTGTCGTTACAATAATATCAGCCTCTTTCACCTCATGTGTGCTTGGTAAAGAATCTCCTGTCAACTCTACAAGCTTGTGTGAAGTATGCTTAGAGATTCGCTTTCGCCAATCATCAACTCTTTCACGAACCAATGCCTTCATGGGTGCGATATAAACAACCTTTGATTTTGGAAACTCTTTAAAAGCATGCCAAATCGCCAACTCAGCCACAATCGTTTTTCCCGACCCTGTTGGCGAACCGACAAATGCACTTTCGTTTGTGTTGTAAAGAGTATGGAAAACCATAGTTTGCATAGGATTGAAATACTTGAACCTGCTTGAGTAAATACGTTCAATTTCAGCATTATGCAAAGCAGTCACAGGCAACGGCAGAAGTCGAAGCAATTCGGTAGTCATGGTTTCATTTTGTGGTCTAATCAAGTGCTGAAATGAGACCGGGTGCACTGTCTCACATCCAATCCATTGCTCAGAAACAACTTTAACAATAATTTGCGATGGCAATGGATCCGATAATGGAATCATGAAATCCATTTCGTGCGGGTGCTTGAGCAGTCGTTTATTCAAAATGAATTTCTCCACATGCAAAATCTCAAACTTGTCTGATTCTTCAACAGTTAGCCAAAAGTATTGTGCTTGACCATGATACTTTTCGTCCCATACAAAATCAGGTTCGAGTTCCACATGCACCCTCATAACATTGGTCGTTATAGGGAAGATCTCAGAGAAAATCTCAATGTATGGAAACTTGTGAACCAATTTGTACAAGGTAGACCCCATCAGATGATTGTGTACGAGATCACCCAACTCGGATGAATCCATGTAGCGCAAACTTTCCATTGAAAGATTTTTACCTCGAATATTCCGCAACACTGGCTCTGACAATTCAAACTGACACATTGGGTGTTCAAAAGACCACAACCGTTTGTCAATTGACTTGCAAAGATCAAGCATAATCTCCATCAACTTACCCCATCGCCTATT contains the following coding sequences:
- the EFG1 gene encoding 18S rRNA maturation protein (BUSCO:EOG09264UKL); translation: MPKTAKKHHRKSNGPIEVSSAIHTGSSAKLKKKIRDIERALKKHEKLPADKKIEYERALKGLQVELQNSQKNLKEKENASKYHMVRFFERKKATRKLKQLRKQFDEMQNTAEPSKKELKKLRKQVKHGEIDLLYVCLFPKAEKYISLYPSQSAEDINDPNVKAGLRKTEAKRLQFRKEVEKLMDEGKLSFTVDDILAGKKVYHEFYKSSTTEKEIDAPAAKEEGENGEEQDDFFE
- the SLH1 gene encoding hydrophobin; this translates as MASYNETSVKSYMDAMSPMMASLSAVASAASSAQSKIKTSGIDNEPARTTAISNILPKFDQISYEKFKQSLRSSQNTAEVAVNRIKKECNRISVARGQDEDDTFNLVKSSVEDSTSDEQLQSLLFDILGFEEFDLIASIVQNKQALSTHQAQLHQLLSAKDRAQLLIDNHEKTKRQAILPKSANPKYPHVYKNQDTVNLAAVTGGKYALPKGSVRNSFPTYEELLIPISEQSPNKWIKQNQLVRIKDLDFLCRGTFKNYDTLNKVQSLVFPVAYNTNENMLICAPTGAGKTDVALLTILHTISKFVTETTGEGGEITIDINYDEFKIIYVAPLKALAAEIVEKYSKKLKWLGIKVRELTGDMQLTRQEIISTQIIVTTPEKWDVVTRKSTGDNELVAKVKLLIIDEVHLLHEERGAVIETLVARTLRQVESTQSMIRVVGLSATLPNFMDVADFLGVNRGVGMFYFDQSFRPIPLEQQVVGVRGKAGSKLARENLNKLSYQKLSEYISQDLQVMIFVHSRKETVNTARAFISMAQEHNELDLFDCSENESFEKYKREMSHKNRSKELRELFPFGFGTHHAGMLRSDRNLVEKMFESGAIRVLCCTSTLAWGVNLPAAVVIIKGTQVYTSKEGGYSDLGISDVLQIFGRAGRPQFEKFGVGVLCTTSDRMDHYISLLTQQHPIESRLKDKITDNLNAEISLGTVTNVDEGVQWLGYTYMITRMKKNPFAYGLSWQELQEDPYLINKRRDMIIVSAKRLHNLQMIVFDEQSGSFTPKDLGRIASDFYLLSNSVEIFNQMTNPLANQADILSMISMSSEFDSIKFREEESKELEKLREEASPCQISGDLNSSPGKTNILLQGFVSRATVFEAALVSDSQYVAQNAARICRALFLIAINRRWGKLMEIMLDLCKSIDKRLWSFEHPMCQFELSEPVLRNIRGKNLSMESLRYMDSSELGDLVHNHSMGSTLYKLVHKFPYIEIFSEIFPITTNVMRVHVELEPDFVWDEKYHGQAQYFWLTVEESDKFEILHVEKFILNKRSLKHPHEMDFMIPLSDPLPSQIIVKVVSEQWIGCETVHPVSFQHLIRPQNETMTTELLRLSPLPVTALHNAEIERIYSSRFKYFNPMQTMVFHTLYNTNESAFVGSPTGSGKTIVAELAIWHAFKEFPKSKVVYIAPMKALVRERVDDWRKRISKHTSHKLVELTGDSLPSTHEVKEADIIVTTPEKFDGISRNWQTRKFVQQVSLVIMDEIHLLASDRGPILEMIVSRMNHIGDQLKRPVRLLGMSTAVSNAFDMAGWLGVRNGLFNFSSSVRPVPLQMYIDGFPDNLAFCPLMKTMNKPAFMAIKQHSPDKPVLIFVASRRQTRLTALDLIHLCGMEADPRRFLKMPDDELREVLEQVKDETLKLSLQFGMGLHHAGLVESDRQISHKLFEAGKIQILVATSTLAWGVNLPAHLVIIKGTQFFDAKIEGYRDMDLTDILQMMGRAGRPAFDTSGIAIVYTKESKKVFYKHFLNLGFPVESSLHKVLDNHIGAEIAAGTITTRDEAMDFMTWTFLYRRAHNNPTYYGIEDLSQYGISKYLAGLIDSAIDNLIESSCVTTAGTNSLYATPFLQISSYYYLSHMTMRNFVKKIAPNFDFRRSLMLLCEAAEYDELPTRHGEELINMEMSLAMRYKAEDLEKEFIWDPHVKAYLLLQAFMSRFDLPIADYAQDTVSVLDQALRILQAYIDAAAEMGFLQPVLCFIQLMQCLKQKCWYDDDPVTTLPGLTLTPRKSKKSGQVTLKDLGHMSRGKLFQYAERMGLHGGAPITRDGHEVISNDTDIVKQFVKVATHLPTGDLNISQEVQDVCRVSLRNGNAPMNNEFRMYCPQFPKAQKESWFIIIHDGTELKLLKRAAPSMKGSKRVVECDLDIDDDLFGQEVVISVINDSIDIRYDYETKLL